The sequence below is a genomic window from Campylobacter ornithocola.
CTTTGTTCAGGTATGATAGTAGGGGTTGCAGCATCTTTAATTCCATTCTTAGAGCATGATGATGCAAATAGGGCCTTAATGGGATCAAACATGCAACGTCAAGCAGTACCTTTGTTAACCGCACAAGCTCCTATAGTGGGTACTGGTATGGAAAAAATCATTGCTCGCGATGCTTGGGAGGCTATTAAGGCTAAAAGATCAGGTATAGTAGAAAAAGTTGATAATAAAAATATTTTCATTTTAGGTGAAGATGAAAATGGACCATTTATTGATCATTATAAAATGGAAAAAAATCTAAGAACAAATCAAAATACAACTTTTATCCAACATCCGATTGTGAAAAAAGGTGAATTTGTTCAAGCAGGTCAAATCATTGCAGATGGTCCAAGTATGGATCAAGGTGAACTTGCTATTGGCAAAAATGCCTTAATTGCTTTTATGCCATGGCATGGATATAACTATGAAGATGCTATTGTAATTAGTGAGAAAATTTTACGTGAAGACACTTTCACTAGCGTTCATATATATGAAAAAGAAGTGGAGGCTAGAGAACTTAAAGATGGTGTAGAAGAAATTACAAAAGATATTCCAAATGTAAAGGAAGAAGATTTAGCACATCTTGATGAGAGTGGTATTGCTAAAATAGGAACTCATATTAAGCCTGGTATGATTTTGGTAGGTAAGGTTTCACCTAAGGGCGAAGTAAAACCTACACCTGAAGAAAGATTATTAAGAGCTATTTTTGGTGAAAAAGCAGGACATGTTGTAAATAAATCTTTATATGCAACCGCATCTTTAGAAGGTGTTGTTGTAGATGTGAAAATCTTTACTAAAAAAGGCTATGAAAAAGATGCTCGTGCTATAAAAGCTTATGATGATGAAAAATTAAATCTTGAAAAAGAACATCATGATAGACTTTTAATGATGGATAGAGAAGAAACATTAAGAGTGTATTCTTTGCTTTCTAAATCACCTTTAAATTCAGATGAAGAAATAAATGGTGTTAAATATAAAAAAGGCTCTAAAGTAGAAATAAGTGAACTAGAAAAAATCAATCGTTTTGCTTTAAATTCTTTAGTTAAAGCTTATTCTAAAGAGATACAAAAAGAATATGATGATTTAAAAAACCACTTCCAAAATGAGAAGAAAAAACTTAAAACAGAACATGATGAAAAATTAGAAATTTTAGAAAAAGATGATATTTTACCAAGTGGGGTGGTAAAACTTGTAAAAGTTTATATTGCAACTAAGAGAAAATTAAAAGTCGGAGACAAAATGGCAGGACGCCATGGAAATAAAGGTATTGTATCTAATATCGTTCCAGAAGTTGATATGCCATATTTACCTGATGGAAGACCTATTGATATAGCTTTAAATCCTCTAGGGGTTCCAAGCCGTATGAATATAGGACAGATTCTCGAAAGTCACCTAGGTATAGTTGGTATGAGACTAGGAGATCAAATTCAAGAAATTTTTGATAAAAAACAAAAAGACTTTGTAAAAGAATTACGTGAAAAAATTCTTGAAATCTGTAGTGTATCTAGACTTGAGTTAGAAAAGAAATTTGTACAAACTTTAAATGATGATCAACTTATTTCTTATGCTAGAGATTGGTCCAAGGGCGTTAAATTTGCAACTCCTGTGTTTGAGGGTGTAACTGTTGAAGAATTTGGTAAACTTTTTGAAATGGCTAAAATAGCTATGGATGGAAAAAGTGAACTTTACGATGGAAGAACTGGTGAAAAAATGGCAGAGCGTGTGCATGTTGGATGTATGTATATGCTTAAATTGCACCACTTAGTAGACGAAAAAGTTCACGCAAGAAGTACAGGACCTTATAGCCTAGTAACACAACAACCAGTCGGTGGTAAAGCATTATTTGGTGGGCAAAGATTTGGTGAGATGGAGGTTTGGGCTCTTGAAGCTTATGGAGCGGCTCATACTTTAAGAGAAATGCTAACTATAAAATCTGATGATGTTGAGGGTAGATTTAGTGCTTATAAAGCTTTAACAAAAGGTGAGAATGTTCCAGCAACAGGTATTCCAGAGACATTCTTTGTGCTTACAAACGAATTAAAATCTCTTGCTTTAGACGTTGAGATTT
It includes:
- the rpoB gene encoding DNA-directed RNA polymerase subunit beta, encoding MLNSQSGNRLRIDFSNVPQQIDIPNLLQLQKKSFDYFLNLDAKNSESGIEKVFKSIFPIHDPQNRLSLEYVSSEVGKPKYTIRECMERGLTYSVNLKMKIRLTLHEKDEKTGEKIGIKDIKEQEIYIREIPLMTDRISFIINGVERVVVNQLHRSPGVIFKEEESSTVANKLVYTAQIIPDRGSWLYFEYDAKDVLYVRINKRRKVPITILFRALGYKKQDIIKLFYPIQTIHVKKDKFLTEFNPNDFLDRVEYDLKDEKGNVVHQAGKRMTKKKAEQLIKDGVKWVEYPIEILTNRYLANPIINKETGEILFDSLTLLDEGKLTKIKEEKQFDIANDLANGVDAAIINSFIQDNETLKLLKQTENIDDENDLAAIRIYKVMRPGEPVVKDAAKAFVNDLFFNPERYDLTKVGRMKMNHKLGLDTPEYVTVLTNEDIVKTAKYLIKVKNGRGHIDDRDHLGNRRIRSIGELLANELHVGLAKMQKSIRDKFTALNTDIDKVMPYDLINPKTITVTIMEFFTGGQLSQFMDQTNPLSEVTHKRRLSALGEGGLVKERAGFEVRDVHATHYGRICPVETPEGQNIGLINTLSTYAKVNDLGFVEAPYKKVENGKVSNEIIYLTATQEEGLVIAAASTKIDEKGNIVEEFVEARQDGETILARREEVHLIDLCSGMIVGVAASLIPFLEHDDANRALMGSNMQRQAVPLLTAQAPIVGTGMEKIIARDAWEAIKAKRSGIVEKVDNKNIFILGEDENGPFIDHYKMEKNLRTNQNTTFIQHPIVKKGEFVQAGQIIADGPSMDQGELAIGKNALIAFMPWHGYNYEDAIVISEKILREDTFTSVHIYEKEVEARELKDGVEEITKDIPNVKEEDLAHLDESGIAKIGTHIKPGMILVGKVSPKGEVKPTPEERLLRAIFGEKAGHVVNKSLYATASLEGVVVDVKIFTKKGYEKDARAIKAYDDEKLNLEKEHHDRLLMMDREETLRVYSLLSKSPLNSDEEINGVKYKKGSKVEISELEKINRFALNSLVKAYSKEIQKEYDDLKNHFQNEKKKLKTEHDEKLEILEKDDILPSGVVKLVKVYIATKRKLKVGDKMAGRHGNKGIVSNIVPEVDMPYLPDGRPIDIALNPLGVPSRMNIGQILESHLGIVGMRLGDQIQEIFDKKQKDFVKELREKILEICSVSRLELEKKFVQTLNDDQLISYARDWSKGVKFATPVFEGVTVEEFGKLFEMAKIAMDGKSELYDGRTGEKMAERVHVGCMYMLKLHHLVDEKVHARSTGPYSLVTQQPVGGKALFGGQRFGEMEVWALEAYGAAHTLREMLTIKSDDVEGRFSAYKALTKGENVPATGIPETFFVLTNELKSLALDVEIFDKDENNE